The Solibacillus sp. FSL R7-0668 genome includes the window AAAAATGAATTTACAATGATTTACCGAGCGGAAGGGCGCGGTACGAAGTTTTTAGCAACAAATCGTGAAGGTCAAATCGTGGATGTACTTGGCCCACTCGGTAACGGCTTCCCGGTTGAAGCGGCACAGCCGGGTCAAACCGCATTATTAGTAGGCGGTGGAATTGGTGTACCGCCATTACATGAGCTATCAAAACAGTTGAATGCGCGCGGTGTGAAAACAATCCACGTACTAGGCTTCCAATCTGAGGATGTATGCTTCTATGAAGACCAGTTCACAGCACTTGGGGACACATACTATGCAACAGTGGATGGATCAAAAGGAACAAAGGGCTTTGTCACAACGGTGTTTGATGAAGTAAAGCCAGAGTTCGACGTCTTTTATTCATGTGGTCCACTACCGATGCTACGTGCATTAGAAGGATACTATCCAGAAAAAGAAGGCTATTTATCATTTGAAGAGCGCATGGGCTGCGGCATTGGTGCTTGCTTTGCCTGTGTTTGTGATACGACAGATAAAATTGAAAAAGATTACGTCAAAGTGTGCTCAGACGGGCCCGTATTCCCGAAAGGAGTTGTGGCATTATGAGCCGTTTAAACTTACAATTACCAGGATTAGAACTGAAAAATCCAATCATGCCAGCTTCAGGC containing:
- a CDS encoding dihydroorotate dehydrogenase electron transfer subunit, which gives rise to MMRQEKMTVVAQAQIATNIFELTLQGQLVQDMTPGQFVHVKVSDTFEPLLRRPISIANVDKEKNEFTMIYRAEGRGTKFLATNREGQIVDVLGPLGNGFPVEAAQPGQTALLVGGGIGVPPLHELSKQLNARGVKTIHVLGFQSEDVCFYEDQFTALGDTYYATVDGSKGTKGFVTTVFDEVKPEFDVFYSCGPLPMLRALEGYYPEKEGYLSFEERMGCGIGACFACVCDTTDKIEKDYVKVCSDGPVFPKGVVAL